From a single Ciconia boyciana chromosome 6, ASM3463844v1, whole genome shotgun sequence genomic region:
- the FJX1 gene encoding four-jointed box protein 1: MKRARRAAPGPLPVLGLLLLGALPGLWTVLLRREAAAQREPDPEPRSPAGPPPGRWGWGRSPAARGEPGGGGQKTFRALLAVPAAGQEERGGEGRFAAAASPPAAASPVERGIFWSRELEEQVPPGFAAEEAAEWLSAARAARVASLERGGCGRSSNRLARLSDGSRACVRYGINPEQIQGEALSYHLAGVLGMQERLPPMALALVEARGRQWEPVREELRGSHWAEGAVVSLTRWVDNLTAVVAPAPWGAQAGAGRRLQPLSAGELGGLPPSQLVELVQWSDLILFDYLTANFDRLVSNLFSLQWDPRVMRRATSNLLRAPDGGLVFMDNEAGLVHGYRLLAMWDPYNEPLLRSVCIFREGTARRVAELHRRRSAAAELRRRYRAREPLWARLGFLSERQAELLQARVDFVHRHIAHCRAQAAVL; the protein is encoded by the coding sequence ATGAAGCGGGCGaggcgggccgcgccgggcccccTGcccgtgctggggctgctgctgctgggcgcCTTGCCGGGGCTCTGGACGGTGCTGctgcggcgggaggcggcggcgcagCGGGAGCCGGATCCGGAGCCGCGCTCGCCTGCGGGGCCACCCCCggggcggtggggctgggggcgctccccggcggcgcggggcgagCCCGGCGGCGGTGGGCAGAAAACTTTCCGGGCGCTGCTggcggtgccggcggcgggCCAGGAGGAGCGGGGCGGAGAAGGGCGGTTCGCTGCGGCCGCctcgccgccggccgccgcctctCCGGTGGAGCGGGGCATCTTCTGGAGCCgtgagctggaggagcaggtgCCGCCGGGCTTCGcggcggaggaggcggcggagTGGCTGTcggccgcccgcgccgcccgcgTGGCCTCGCTGGagcggggcggctgcgggcgcAGCTCCAACAGGCTGGCGCGGCTGTCGGACGGGAGCCGCGCCTGCGTCCGATACGGCATCAACCCGGAGCAGATCCAAGGCGAGGCGCTCTCATACCACCTGGCCGGGGTGCTGGGCATGCAGGAGCGGCTGCCGCCCATGGCCCTCGCCCTGGTGGAGGCCCGCGGGCGGCAGTGGGAGCCGGTGCGGGAGGAGCTGCGCGGCTCGCACTGGGCCGAGGGCGCCGTGGTCAGCCTGACCCGCTGGGTGGACAACCTCACCGCCGTGGTGGCCCCCGCCCCCTGGGGTGCCCAGGCGGGCGCTGGCCGGCGGCTGCAGCCGCTGTCGGCGGGGGAGCTGGGCGGCCTGCCGCCGTCGCAGCTGGTGGAGCTGGTGCAGTGGAGCGACCTGATCCTCTTCGACTACCTGACGGCCAACTTCGACCGCCTGGTCAGCAACCTCTTCAGCCTGCAGTGGGACCCACGGGTGATGCGCCGCGCCACCAGCAACCTGCTCCGCGCCCCTGACGGCGGGCTCGTCTTCATGGACAACGAGGCGGGGCTGGTGCACGGCTACCGCCTCCTCGCCATGTGGGACCCCTACAACGAGCCGCTGCTGCGCTCCGTCTGCATCTTCCGCGAGGGCACGGCGCGGCGCGTCGCCGAGCTGCACCGCCgccgcagcgccgccgccgagcTGCGCCGCCGCTACCGGGCGCGGGAGCCGCTCTGGGCGCGCCTCGGCTTCCTCTCGGAGCGgcaggctgagctgctgcaggccCGCGTCGACTTCGTGCACCGCCACATCGCCCACTGCCGCGCACAGGCCGCCGTGCTCTGA